The DNA window ttccagaagccctcctctgcacgctggacgtgggagtcacccggtggagggtaccataatgaaatagaccacatcagcgtcaataaaaggttctgcctggtggacgtcgctgttgtaccaaagtcctatacgggatcgtaccATCGCTTCCTCCgagaaagattttccttcacaaggagagcagagaaagccgtcaagttcagagagagaaatccaaGAACTACCATTAActaggatctcttcgctacgttagcaggcttttgggaagattccgcaatggacaacatcgacgaggaatatgaccggcttgttgaacaccttcacgactgcgcgaagaaggctgagagttttaaaaccaccaagaggcgcctatctcttcaaactcttgagctgatacgccagtgtggagcagcacgagtcgcagggaaccaagaactcacgtccgagctcgcaaggctttgcagagaggcggtAAAGGAaaaccttaaagagagaagagcagaagtgctggctgaagctgcagaggcgggaaaaagcatccgctatgcccgtcgagacttcgccagtcgcaagacgaggatgactgctctccggaacccaaagcgaacagccattgcatcgagaagggggatggagaaaatcatctacgacttctactctgatctcttcgacagccatgtccacttgcctcctcaccatctaagggaagatggacaagtcattccagaggttctcccgtccgaaatacgacatgctatcatgtcggtaagaaatcgtacagcacccggtcccgacagaataagaccagaacacctgaagagtcttccagtactcatcaacaccctggcaaggctctttacacgttatctgtcggaatgcaaggttcctaaacagtggaagaccagcaagaccgtgttgttgtataaaaagggagatccacatgacatcggcaactatctgcttactgtctctACAAGCTATTTACAACAGTGATCCTTAattggattgaaaaagtcttggatgaaggacagccatgcgagcaagcagggtttcgaaaaggattcagcacgactaACCACATtagaagccttggacaaccaaagcgtccctactcagtacataaagatacttcgagagttgcacagcaacttcacgaccgggaatttcgccattctacaagaatatcattaTTGACGTGAAAAacgggggtccgacagggtgatacaaccTCACCCAAagtattcacagccaccctcgagaacgcaatacgaaagttggaatgggacgacatagGAGTGAAGGtcgatggtcggcagctacaccatttgcgctttgctgatgacatcgttctgataacacttagcatcagccaagcggaacgaatgctgaccgaattcgacgaaacatatggatgcatcggtcttcagctgaatctagacaagacgatgttcatgtgGAACGGATGAGTCTCctatgccccattcacgctcaacggaacgagcatatccgaatgcaccagctacgtttatctggatCGGGAATTGAACACGATGAACGGTCTGACCCCCTgggctgggcaggaggagacgagcggcttggggaccgtataagagcatcgaggatgtagtgaagaagaccaggaataCCCGGCTCCGtgttcacctcttcaacaccactgtacttgctgttttgacctttgcttcggaaacctgggcatttcgcaagcaggaagaaagcgTGGTGAGCGTCACTGAACACACAGatagagtgatgctaggagtatcccgtttcacgcaagtgagggacgggattcgaagttctgtcctacgtcagcgatcgaagattagagacgccgccgcatttgccaaggaaagtaaaataaattgggcaagacacgtgatgcgctttaacgttggaccagagccgtgagcgactgggttccccgcgatattaagcgcactacaggaagatcgCCGACCCCatagtcagatttcttcatgaattccttcaaagaaaaatataatgctcttcgtgtcctcgcgaaaagaggaaccacttggctactctggcacgcgatcagGACAAATGGaggaattactggcgcccgctcgaccagtttgaagatcaacgggagtcaaggtgatcaaagtGATGTACGTATGAAACGGGAGCaccttaaatgcatcaccccacaaatctggggtggtgcgagtttcaagtcggttatgcctatacggaatcatggattatgaagaggagagtgatttcgttcatttcttcctggttgccgtaaaaaacggcccagaagatacggcttcgagcgttccggcgcgctactttctacaacaagttcgattggggcgcgccagccttttgcACGCAAAGCATCTTCCGCGccattttttatggcaatgaggaagaaatgaacagtatcaccctcctctcattatctacgactccgtataggcataacccacctgaaatccgcaccaccccagattcgtggagtgatgccttaaaggataaaatgtatGGGGAAATTGAGGGTGTTAAGATCTCTCCCAAGGACAGCTAAGATCGGGAGTGTAGATGATAAATACGAGCGCCCAGATCTCCgccgaaaatccagaaaaaacagcATGCGAAGTAGCCTCGCCGCACCGAATCCTCTCACGAGACATCTCACAACGTGTCAAGCCCGCAAAAGCAGGCATACGTAAAGCATTTGCTAGACAGCGCACAACAAATCCACTGATGCCGCTTTGCCTTCAGCTCGGTGGACGCAGATGCTGCGCACTCGCATACGTAACACGTTTTTGGGTACCTCGTAGGGAATTTCGATCGACAATGACGCTTCCCACGTAGT is part of the Necator americanus strain Aroian chromosome V, whole genome shotgun sequence genome and encodes:
- a CDS encoding hypothetical protein (NECATOR_CHRV.G17956.T1) — translated: MPAFAGLTRCEMSRERIRDAHHAFFLLAKCPGFRSKGQNSKYSGVEEIQLKTDASICFVEFGQHSFRLADAKCYQNDVISKAQMNGEIPGREVAVQLSKYLYVLSRDALVVQGF
- a CDS encoding hypothetical protein (NECATOR_CHRV.G17955.T1), with protein sequence MDNIDEEYDRLVEHLHDCAKKAESFKTTKRRLSLQTLELIRQCGAARVAGNQELTSELARLCREAVKENLKERRAEVLAEAAEAGKSIRYARRDFASRKTRMTALRNPKRTAIASRRGMEKIIYDFYSDLFDSHVHLPPHHLREDGQVIPEVLPSEIRHAIMSVRNRTAPGPDRIRPEHLKSLPVLINTLARLFTRYLSECKVPKQWKTSKTVLLYKKGDPHDIGNYLLTVSTSYLQQ